The Anabas testudineus chromosome 11, fAnaTes1.2, whole genome shotgun sequence genome has a segment encoding these proteins:
- the LOC113153637 gene encoding doublesex- and mab-3-related transcription factor B1-like produces MSLSKEKLTIPGAAAELPRQPKCTRCRHHGIVVPQKGHMKLCPFLKCACWRCLLITERTRITALQRNLRRAEENKPQTKAKRPRDSEARPAAPGASSRPLANGDPGSVVTSERSPLDLRCGPAGSDRTTVLTCPPTETPGNFTPLSAAYFGELRPSAPLPFVHFPFRMSGPYPSSYAPCPDFTINMPWLAPLPAELFNHGLHAPLLFPHFQQRAVHFPPPPEPAPPADCKQVFITLQPSPLPEAFQEELMSRHPQPPLAKQADPDVVELD; encoded by the exons ATGTCTCTGTCCAAAGAAAAACTAACGATACCGGGAGCTGCCGCCGAGTTGCCGCGGCAGCCGAAGTGCACCCGGTGCCGACACCATGGGATCGTCGTCCCCCAGAAGGGCCACATGAAGCTCTGCCCTTTTCTCAAGTGCGCCTGCTGGAGGTGCCTTCTCATCACGGAGCGGACTCGGATCACGGCCCTGCAGCGAAATCTGAGGAGAGCCGAGGAGAACAAACCCCAAACTAAAGCGAAGCGACCCCGCGACAGCGAGGCCAGACCGGCGGCTCCAGGGGCCTCTAGCCGCCCGCTGGCTAACGGAGACCCGGGCAGTGTCGTGACCTCCGAGCGGAGCCCCCTGGATCTACGGTGCGGACCGGCCGGCTCGGACCGCACTACTGTGCTGACCTGTCCTCCCACTGAGACTCCGGGCAACTTTACACCTTTAA GTGCCGCTTACTTTGGTGAATTACGACCATCTGCACCGCTGCCTTTCGTTCATTTTCCGTTTAGGATGTCAGGTCCATATCCAAGCAGCTATGCTCCGTGTCCAGACTTCACCATCAACATGCCGTGGTTGGCCCCTCTGCCTGCTGAGCTGTTCAACCACGGCCTTCATGCACCCCTGCTGTTCCCTCACTTCCAGCAGCGTGCAGTCCATTTCCCACCTCCACCAGAGCCTGCACCGCCTGCT GACTGCAAACAGGTCTTCATCACCCTCCAACCATCCCCACTCCCAGAGGCTTTCCAGGAGGAGCTGATGTCCAGGCACCCACAGCCTCCTCTGGCCAAACAAGCTGACCCAGACGTAGTGGAGCTGGATTAA